One stretch of Bosea vaviloviae DNA includes these proteins:
- a CDS encoding ABC transporter ATP-binding protein, which yields MNLATAPGVAAPAPILAATGLSARYGHVQALHPLDIRIGEGELVAVLGPNGAGKSTLLRALMGLVSNAGEVRFRDAPLPRQDVVAVASRGIVLVPEGRGIFGPMSVADNLELGAYRLRDKPEFARRRERVLTLFPRLKERLGQMAGSMSGGEQQMLAIGRALMAGPKILLLDEPSLGLAPRVTDEILETLGLLNREGLAIVLVEQKAPLALKLAARVYLLSLGRIVAELDPRDITSHDDLAQHYLS from the coding sequence ATGAACCTGGCCACGGCGCCGGGCGTCGCGGCTCCCGCGCCCATATTGGCGGCGACAGGGCTCTCGGCCCGCTATGGCCATGTCCAGGCGCTGCATCCGCTCGATATCCGGATCGGCGAAGGCGAGCTCGTCGCCGTGCTCGGTCCCAACGGCGCCGGCAAGTCGACCTTGCTGCGGGCGCTGATGGGGCTGGTCTCGAATGCGGGCGAGGTCCGCTTCCGGGACGCGCCATTGCCGCGCCAGGATGTCGTCGCCGTCGCCTCGCGCGGCATCGTCCTGGTGCCGGAAGGACGCGGCATCTTCGGGCCGATGAGCGTGGCCGATAATCTCGAGCTCGGCGCCTATCGTCTGCGCGACAAGCCCGAATTCGCTCGCCGGCGCGAGCGCGTGCTGACGCTCTTCCCGCGTCTCAAGGAGCGGCTGGGGCAGATGGCGGGCTCGATGTCGGGCGGCGAGCAGCAGATGCTCGCCATCGGCCGGGCGCTGATGGCCGGCCCCAAGATCCTGCTTCTGGACGAGCCTTCGCTTGGCCTGGCTCCCCGCGTCACCGACGAGATCCTGGAGACGCTCGGCCTCCTCAACCGCGAGGGCCTCGCGATCGTGCTGGTCGAGCAGAAGGCGCCGCTGGCGCTGAAGCTCGCAGCGCGAGTCTACCTGCTTTCCCTCGGGCGCATCGTCGCCGAACTCGATCCGCGTGACATCACATCCCATGACGATCTCGCCCAGCATTACCTCTCCTGA
- a CDS encoding branched-chain amino acid ABC transporter permease: MTISPSITSPDRRRLRLLGLLPWLFAGAVVGYAILVGGYAATVVSFALIYAVFVTGLNLFMGFAAQVSFGQNAFAAIGGYVSAVLTASHGWSPLPAMALGMAAAVLAAAIIGFPTLRLKGHYLAMGTLAIGLIAYEITVEWQSVTQGYMGISGIPPLSLAGYEVSSDRGQLVILALVVAGGAFAAARIRRSRFGRALSAVAGSEEAAQALGIDVARYKLMAFLLSAGFAALAGSLFVHVVGFVSPEVFGLHMVIVTFTMLYVGGIGTVAGPLIGALIVSLLPETFRAFKDYQDLAYGAALILLLIYAPRGLASLFSTRGRS, encoded by the coding sequence ATGACGATCTCGCCCAGCATTACCTCTCCTGACCGGCGCCGCTTGCGGCTTCTCGGCCTGCTGCCCTGGCTCTTCGCCGGCGCGGTCGTCGGCTATGCCATCCTTGTCGGCGGCTATGCGGCCACCGTCGTCTCCTTCGCGCTGATCTATGCCGTCTTCGTCACCGGCCTGAACCTGTTCATGGGCTTCGCCGCCCAGGTCTCCTTCGGCCAGAACGCCTTCGCGGCGATCGGCGGCTATGTCTCGGCCGTGCTCACCGCAAGCCATGGCTGGAGCCCCCTGCCCGCCATGGCGCTGGGCATGGCCGCAGCCGTGCTGGCTGCCGCCATCATCGGCTTTCCGACCTTGCGGCTGAAGGGTCACTACCTCGCCATGGGCACGCTCGCCATCGGCCTGATCGCCTATGAGATCACGGTCGAATGGCAGTCGGTGACGCAAGGCTATATGGGCATTTCCGGCATCCCGCCGCTTAGCCTGGCCGGCTACGAGGTTTCCTCAGATCGCGGCCAGCTCGTCATACTGGCGCTCGTCGTCGCAGGCGGCGCTTTCGCCGCAGCGCGCATCCGCCGCTCGCGCTTCGGCCGCGCCTTGTCAGCCGTGGCGGGCAGCGAGGAAGCCGCCCAGGCGCTGGGCATCGATGTCGCGCGCTATAAGCTGATGGCCTTCCTGCTCTCGGCCGGTTTCGCCGCGCTGGCCGGCTCGCTCTTCGTCCATGTCGTCGGTTTCGTCAGCCCGGAGGTGTTCGGGCTGCACATGGTCATCGTCACCTTCACCATGCTCTATGTCGGCGGCATCGGCACCGTCGCTGGGCCGTTGATCGGCGCGCTGATCGTCAGCCTGCTGCCCGAGACCTTCCGCGCCTTCAAGGATTATCAGGACCTCGCCTATGGCGCGGCGCTGATCCTGCTCTTGATCTATGCGCCGCGCGGTCTCGCCAGCCTGTTCTCGACGCGGGGGCGCTCATGA
- a CDS encoding ABC transporter ATP-binding protein → MTRLKLEGVTRRFGGLVAVDDVSFSVPAQGVTAVIGPNGAGKTTLFNLISGFLPPSSGQIIFEEQDITGLPPVRIAARGLVRTFQLVRLFEDLSVLDNVKVGCHLHGKAGLFSALLRPASARREEAEVESRARELLAFTGLAALAEEPASSLPYGRQRLLELARAMAAGPRLILLDEPAAGLNAEESAALSRIIRRIAETGTTVLLVEHDMTLVMNTADRIVAVDFGRKIAEGTPAEIRSDPAVIAAYLGAPASKEAAHG, encoded by the coding sequence ATGACCCGCCTGAAGCTCGAAGGCGTGACGCGCCGCTTCGGCGGCCTCGTTGCCGTCGACGATGTCAGCTTTTCCGTACCGGCCCAGGGCGTCACCGCCGTGATCGGTCCCAATGGCGCCGGCAAGACCACATTGTTCAACCTGATCTCGGGCTTCCTGCCGCCGAGTTCAGGACAGATCATCTTCGAGGAGCAGGACATCACCGGCCTGCCGCCGGTCAGGATCGCGGCGCGCGGGCTGGTGCGTACCTTCCAGCTCGTCAGGCTGTTCGAGGATCTGAGCGTGCTCGACAACGTCAAGGTCGGCTGCCATCTGCATGGCAAGGCCGGCCTGTTTTCGGCCCTGCTGCGCCCGGCCTCGGCCCGGCGCGAGGAGGCCGAGGTCGAAAGCCGCGCCCGCGAGCTCCTGGCTTTCACCGGCCTTGCCGCACTGGCCGAGGAGCCCGCCTCTAGCCTGCCCTATGGCCGGCAGCGCCTGCTCGAACTGGCTCGCGCCATGGCAGCGGGGCCGCGCCTGATCCTGCTCGACGAGCCGGCGGCGGGACTGAACGCCGAGGAATCGGCCGCCTTGTCGCGGATCATCAGGCGCATCGCCGAGACGGGCACGACAGTGCTGCTGGTCGAACACGACATGACCCTGGTGATGAACACCGCCGACCGGATCGTCGCGGTCGATTTCGGCCGCAAGATCGCCGAGGGCACGCCGGCGGAGATCCGCTCCGACCCGGCCGTGATCGCGGCCTATCTCGGCGCCCCCGCCAGCAAGGAAGCGGCCCATGGCTGA
- a CDS encoding branched-chain amino acid ABC transporter permease, translating to MADWSYIPQVLVSGLGIGCVYGLIGIGFCVIYNASGIVNFAQGAFVMLGGMITQTLFSRHGLPLPVAALVAVAAVAALGVAIERIVVRPLWNRKATMFVMILATLAAQIVIERLTLIAVGDQPKTLPVFTDLPPLMIGSVAIGTQFLWIVGGSLAIVALLAAFFALTRTGKAMRACSINREAAALQGIPVSRMLALAFALSAALGAIAGILITPTQYTAFNVGVPFAISGFIAAIVGGFGRPFGAFLGGLLLGLMQALAIVVFGAGLKTVAALSVLLLFLFIRPSGILGAAK from the coding sequence ATGGCTGACTGGTCCTATATTCCCCAGGTCCTCGTCAGCGGGCTCGGCATCGGCTGCGTCTATGGGCTGATCGGCATCGGCTTCTGCGTGATCTACAACGCCAGCGGCATCGTGAACTTCGCGCAGGGCGCCTTCGTGATGCTCGGCGGCATGATCACCCAGACGCTGTTCAGCCGCCACGGCCTGCCCTTGCCGGTGGCAGCGCTGGTCGCGGTCGCGGCCGTCGCAGCGCTCGGCGTCGCGATCGAGCGGATCGTCGTCAGGCCGCTCTGGAACCGCAAGGCGACGATGTTCGTGATGATCCTGGCGACGCTCGCAGCCCAGATCGTGATCGAGCGCTTGACGCTGATCGCGGTCGGCGACCAGCCCAAGACGCTGCCGGTCTTCACCGACCTGCCGCCCCTCATGATCGGCAGCGTCGCGATCGGCACGCAATTCCTCTGGATTGTCGGCGGTTCGCTCGCGATCGTCGCGCTGCTTGCCGCCTTCTTCGCCCTGACCCGGACCGGCAAGGCGATGCGGGCCTGCTCGATCAACCGCGAGGCGGCGGCGCTGCAAGGCATCCCGGTCTCGCGCATGCTGGCGCTGGCCTTCGCGCTCAGCGCCGCGCTCGGCGCCATCGCCGGCATATTGATCACGCCGACGCAATACACCGCCTTCAATGTCGGCGTGCCCTTCGCCATCAGCGGCTTCATCGCCGCCATCGTCGGCGGCTTCGGGCGTCCCTTCGGGGCCTTTCTCGGCGGGCTGCTGCTCGGCCTGATGCAGGCGCTCGCCATCGTCGTCTTCGGCGCCGGCCTCAAGACCGTCGCGGCCTTGTCGGTGCTGCTGCTGTTCCTCTTCATCCGCCCATCGGGAATCCTCGGCGCGGCCAAGTGA
- a CDS encoding cupin domain-containing protein — MDIHKIDWSQLPWTPVRPGVERKAFSGSAATLALHKLMPGHEPKPHSHPHEQIAYIVSGTIRFVVGGEEHLLGPGSLLVVPANVEHWGEVVGDEPVINLDVFTPRRPEYA, encoded by the coding sequence ATGGACATCCACAAGATCGACTGGAGCCAGCTCCCCTGGACGCCGGTGCGCCCGGGCGTCGAGCGCAAGGCCTTTTCGGGCAGCGCCGCGACGCTGGCGCTGCATAAACTGATGCCGGGCCATGAGCCAAAACCCCACAGCCATCCCCATGAGCAGATCGCCTATATAGTCAGCGGCACGATCCGCTTCGTCGTCGGCGGCGAGGAACATCTCCTGGGACCGGGCTCGCTCCTGGTCGTGCCGGCCAATGTCGAGCATTGGGGCGAGGTCGTCGGCGACGAGCCCGTGATCAATCTCGACGTCTTCACGCCGCGCAGGCCTGAATACGCCTGA
- a CDS encoding RrF2 family transcriptional regulator: MLTNKGKYGIKAIIHLAKLEAGETAQVAHIAQTNNISKKFLDAILLDLRNAGMLRSKKGPGGGYALAKPARAIKVGAVIRALEGPIAPIACASRSAFRACEDCGDIETCAVRSVMSEVRDAMASVIDNTTIADLVARSRGHQREPAGQLAL; encoded by the coding sequence ATGCTCACCAACAAAGGCAAATACGGCATCAAGGCGATCATCCACCTGGCTAAGCTGGAAGCAGGCGAAACCGCTCAGGTCGCTCACATCGCGCAGACGAACAACATCTCGAAAAAATTCCTCGATGCGATCCTGCTCGATCTGCGCAACGCCGGCATGCTGCGCAGCAAGAAGGGACCCGGCGGCGGCTACGCGCTGGCGAAACCCGCGCGGGCGATCAAAGTGGGCGCCGTCATTCGCGCGCTCGAAGGCCCCATCGCCCCCATCGCCTGCGCAAGCCGTTCGGCCTTTCGCGCCTGCGAGGATTGCGGCGACATCGAAACCTGCGCGGTCCGCTCGGTGATGAGCGAGGTTCGCGACGCCATGGCCTCGGTCATCGACAACACCACCATCGCCGATCTGGTGGCGCGATCCCGCGGGCATCAGAGGGAACCGGCGGGGCAGCTCGCACTCTAG
- a CDS encoding flavin reductase family protein: MNQQVSGFRPADIEAVAFKSVMRNVAGAVSIVTATQGGARAGLTATSLTALSAEPPTVIVCVNRTASAWPTIERAGHFAINVLAARHQSIADRFAGRGGFKGDARFGEGDWTRLVTGAPVLEGALAILDCETEEAIERHSHTILIGRVKAIREAETEGALLYWRGIYGKLDETLQYGAGI, encoded by the coding sequence ATGAATCAGCAGGTCAGCGGCTTCAGGCCAGCCGATATCGAAGCTGTGGCGTTCAAATCCGTGATGCGCAACGTTGCCGGCGCCGTCAGCATCGTGACAGCCACGCAGGGCGGCGCCCGCGCGGGATTGACCGCAACCTCCCTGACAGCGCTGTCGGCGGAGCCGCCAACCGTGATCGTCTGCGTCAACAGAACGGCATCCGCCTGGCCGACGATCGAGCGCGCCGGCCATTTCGCGATCAATGTGCTGGCCGCCCGGCATCAGTCGATCGCCGACCGCTTCGCCGGCCGGGGCGGGTTCAAGGGCGACGCGCGCTTCGGAGAGGGCGACTGGACCCGCCTGGTCACGGGCGCTCCCGTGCTGGAAGGGGCGCTCGCCATCCTCGATTGCGAGACCGAGGAGGCAATCGAGCGGCACTCGCATACGATCCTGATCGGCCGCGTCAAGGCGATCCGCGAAGCCGAGACGGAGGGCGCCCTGCTCTATTGGCGCGGAATCTACGGCAAGCTCGACGAGACCCTGCAATACGGCGCCGGCATCTGA
- a CDS encoding Gfo/Idh/MocA family protein: MAEPRIRLGMVGGGEGAFIGAVHRIAARLDDRYELVAGALSASPDKARRSAEAIGLPLERSYPDYRSMARAEAARGDGIEAVAIVTPNHMHAPVAEAFLDAGLHVICDKPLTATLAEARRLRDKARASGLIFAVTYNYSGYPLVRHAHAMVQAGDLGAIRVVQVEYPQDWLAGPLEATGQKQAEWRTDPTRSGAGGCIGDIGTHAYQLAHFVTGMAPEQILAELTSFVPGRRLDDNAQILLRYGNGARGALWASQVAPGSDNGLRLRVFGEKGGLDWSQEEPNQLLWSPLGEAPRLIKRGTPAVNAAGQRVSRIPSGHPEGYLEAFATIYAEVAEAILARRKGAPLDPMVSFPTIEDGFAGVAMVEAALRSHAAGGLWVTAES; encoded by the coding sequence ATGGCCGAGCCACGCATTCGACTGGGGATGGTAGGGGGCGGCGAAGGCGCTTTCATCGGCGCCGTCCACCGCATCGCCGCCCGCCTCGACGACCGCTACGAATTGGTCGCAGGGGCGCTCTCCGCCTCGCCCGACAAGGCGCGGCGTTCGGCTGAGGCAATCGGGCTTCCACTGGAGCGCTCCTATCCCGACTATCGCAGCATGGCCCGAGCCGAGGCTGCGCGCGGCGACGGCATCGAGGCCGTGGCGATCGTCACGCCCAACCATATGCATGCGCCAGTGGCCGAGGCCTTTCTCGATGCCGGCCTGCATGTGATCTGCGACAAGCCGCTGACGGCGACATTGGCGGAGGCGCGCCGGCTGCGCGACAAGGCGCGGGCGAGCGGTTTGATCTTCGCGGTCACCTACAACTATTCGGGCTATCCGCTGGTCCGGCATGCCCACGCCATGGTGCAGGCAGGCGATCTCGGGGCGATCCGGGTCGTGCAGGTGGAATATCCGCAGGACTGGCTCGCCGGGCCGCTCGAGGCGACCGGCCAGAAGCAGGCGGAATGGCGCACAGATCCGACGCGTTCGGGCGCGGGCGGATGCATCGGCGATATCGGCACCCATGCCTACCAGCTGGCGCATTTCGTCACCGGCATGGCTCCCGAGCAGATCCTGGCCGAATTGACCAGCTTCGTGCCGGGACGCCGGCTCGACGACAACGCCCAGATCCTGCTGCGCTACGGCAATGGCGCGCGCGGCGCGCTCTGGGCGAGCCAGGTCGCGCCGGGCAGCGACAACGGCCTGCGGCTGCGGGTTTTTGGTGAGAAAGGCGGCCTCGACTGGTCGCAGGAGGAGCCCAACCAGCTCCTCTGGTCGCCGCTCGGGGAGGCGCCACGTCTCATCAAGCGCGGTACGCCAGCGGTGAATGCCGCCGGACAGCGGGTCAGCCGCATTCCCTCGGGCCATCCGGAAGGTTATCTGGAGGCCTTCGCGACGATCTATGCGGAGGTGGCCGAGGCGATCCTGGCCCGGCGCAAAGGCGCGCCGCTCGATCCGATGGTCAGCTTCCCGACGATCGAGGACGGTTTCGCCGGCGTCGCCATGGTCGAGGCGGCGCTGCGCTCCCATGCTGCGGGCGGGCTCTGGGTGACGGCGGAGTCGTGA
- a CDS encoding sugar phosphate isomerase/epimerase family protein, which yields MPATMKGPALFLAQFAGDAAPFNSFDGICGWAAGLGYKGVQIPTFDARLFDLDKAAGSQGYCDEVAGVAASHGLAITELSTHLQGQLVAVHPAYDEAFDAFAPVALRGKPQERQAWAVDQMMKAAQASRRLGLSGSVSFTGALAWPFLYPWPQRAPGLIETAFDELGRRWRPILDAYEEAGVDLCYEIHPGEDVFDGATFEMFLERVGNHPRCAINYDPSHFLLQQLDYLAFIDIYAERIRAFHVKDAEFNPSGRQGVYSGFQPWLNRAGRFRSLGDGQVDFKAIFSRLAAIGYDRWAVLEWECCLKHPEDGAREGAAFIADQIIRVTDKAFDDFAGAGSDDAQLRRMLGLS from the coding sequence ATGCCCGCTACGATGAAAGGACCGGCGCTCTTCCTGGCGCAGTTCGCTGGCGATGCCGCGCCGTTCAACAGTTTCGACGGGATTTGCGGCTGGGCGGCCGGGCTCGGCTATAAGGGCGTCCAGATCCCGACTTTCGATGCCCGCCTGTTCGATCTCGACAAGGCGGCGGGCTCGCAGGGCTATTGCGACGAGGTTGCAGGGGTGGCGGCGAGCCATGGTCTCGCGATCACCGAACTCTCGACCCATCTCCAGGGCCAGCTCGTCGCCGTCCACCCCGCCTATGACGAGGCCTTCGACGCCTTCGCCCCAGTGGCCCTCAGGGGCAAGCCGCAGGAGCGCCAGGCCTGGGCCGTCGATCAGATGATGAAGGCCGCGCAAGCCTCGCGGCGGCTCGGACTCAGCGGCAGCGTCAGCTTCACCGGGGCGCTGGCCTGGCCCTTCCTCTATCCCTGGCCGCAGCGTGCGCCGGGGCTGATCGAGACCGCCTTCGATGAACTCGGCCGGCGCTGGCGGCCGATTCTCGACGCCTATGAGGAGGCGGGTGTCGATCTCTGCTACGAGATCCATCCCGGCGAGGATGTCTTCGACGGCGCAACCTTCGAGATGTTCCTGGAGCGCGTCGGCAATCATCCGCGCTGCGCGATCAATTACGATCCGTCGCATTTCCTGCTGCAGCAGCTCGATTATCTCGCCTTCATCGACATCTATGCCGAGCGCATCCGGGCCTTCCACGTCAAGGATGCGGAGTTCAATCCGAGCGGCCGGCAAGGCGTCTATTCCGGCTTCCAGCCCTGGCTCAATCGCGCCGGCCGCTTCCGCTCGCTGGGCGATGGGCAGGTCGATTTCAAGGCAATCTTCTCCAGGCTCGCCGCCATCGGCTATGATCGCTGGGCGGTGCTGGAATGGGAGTGCTGCCTGAAGCATCCCGAGGATGGTGCACGCGAGGGCGCGGCCTTCATCGCCGACCAGATCATCCGCGTCACCGACAAGGCGTTCGACGATTTCGCCGGCGCCGGCAGCGACGATGCGCAGCTGCGCCGCATGCTGGGCCTGAGCTGA
- a CDS encoding Gfo/Idh/MocA family protein, producing MTELGVGIVGCGVISTIYMQNLTLFRGVRLVACADLLAECARAQAEKFGIRALTIDESLRDPEVDIVVNLTTPNAHFAVSQAALAAGKHVFSEKPLCVSAEDGLRLVQEADRRGLKLGCAPDTFLGAGGRLARDIVDGGKVGRILAGSCFLMSHGMEHWHPNPEFFFKPGGGPILDIGPYYLGALCNLLGPIESVQARASTGFAERLVTAEGARKGDRITVETPTTVMALLHFVGGADIVLSMSWDVWKHGHPPIELYGTEGSLRVPDPNFFGGTVEITARGEDWQVLDSAERLYGKPNWRSPNWPASAPDRANYRCLGIAELASAVLHGTPHRASGAFAAHVLEAMHAILRAGEHGGTIAVESRMERPAPLSDAEAASYWRAAAS from the coding sequence ATGACCGAACTTGGTGTCGGAATCGTCGGTTGCGGAGTCATTTCAACCATCTACATGCAGAACCTCACGCTGTTTCGAGGCGTGCGCCTCGTCGCCTGCGCCGATCTGCTCGCTGAATGCGCACGCGCCCAGGCTGAAAAATTCGGCATCCGGGCGCTTACGATCGATGAATCGCTGCGTGATCCGGAGGTCGATATCGTCGTCAATCTGACGACGCCGAACGCCCATTTCGCCGTCAGCCAAGCCGCGCTAGCGGCCGGCAAGCATGTCTTCTCGGAAAAGCCGCTCTGTGTCTCGGCAGAGGATGGCTTGCGGCTCGTGCAAGAGGCCGATCGCCGCGGACTGAAGCTCGGCTGCGCGCCCGACACCTTTCTCGGCGCGGGCGGGCGGCTCGCCCGGGACATCGTCGACGGCGGCAAGGTCGGGCGCATCCTGGCGGGCTCCTGCTTCCTGATGTCCCACGGCATGGAGCATTGGCACCCGAATCCGGAGTTCTTCTTCAAGCCTGGCGGCGGGCCGATCCTCGACATCGGACCCTATTATCTCGGCGCGCTGTGCAACCTGCTCGGGCCGATCGAGAGCGTGCAGGCCCGCGCCTCGACCGGCTTCGCGGAGCGGCTGGTCACGGCCGAGGGCGCGCGCAAGGGCGACCGCATCACGGTCGAGACGCCGACGACCGTGATGGCGCTGCTGCATTTCGTAGGGGGCGCCGACATCGTGCTGTCGATGAGCTGGGACGTGTGGAAGCACGGTCATCCGCCTATCGAGCTTTACGGTACCGAGGGCTCTCTGCGCGTGCCCGATCCGAATTTCTTCGGCGGCACGGTCGAGATCACCGCACGCGGCGAGGACTGGCAGGTGCTCGATTCCGCAGAGCGGCTCTATGGCAAGCCGAATTGGCGCTCGCCGAACTGGCCCGCCAGCGCACCCGACCGGGCGAATTACCGCTGCCTCGGCATCGCCGAGCTGGCAAGCGCTGTCCTGCACGGAACTCCGCATCGCGCGTCGGGCGCCTTCGCGGCACATGTGCTGGAAGCCATGCATGCGATCCTGCGGGCCGGCGAGCATGGCGGCACGATTGCGGTGGAGTCGCGCATGGAACGGCCTGCGCCGCTCTCCGATGCGGAGGCGGCGTCCTATTGGCGCGCTGCGGCGAGCTGA
- a CDS encoding sugar phosphate isomerase/epimerase family protein — MTPLDGLSFQLYSARMLEPLETQFELLAGLGYRKVEPFGGLLNEPDRLKGLLEHHGIAAPTSHVGLDRLRADPVATVKLCRDLGVGTIYAPAPPLGEREGGEAEWKAIGQELNRIGRVVTGEGLTFGWHNHHWEYGRAADGRRFLDIMLQEAPDILWEADLAWIVRGGADPAAEVRRYAGRVKAVHVKDIAPVGECLDEDGWADPGHGVLDWGKLLPVLQEIGVTLFVAEHDKPNDVARFARRAFATVSSWR, encoded by the coding sequence ATGACGCCGCTCGATGGTCTTTCGTTCCAGCTCTACTCGGCCAGGATGCTCGAACCGCTGGAGACGCAGTTCGAATTGCTGGCGGGCCTCGGCTATCGCAAGGTCGAGCCCTTCGGCGGGCTCCTGAACGAGCCGGACAGGCTGAAGGGGTTGCTCGAGCATCACGGCATCGCGGCGCCGACATCGCATGTCGGCCTGGACCGCCTGCGGGCGGACCCGGTGGCGACGGTCAAGCTCTGCCGCGATCTCGGCGTCGGCACGATCTACGCACCCGCTCCGCCGCTCGGCGAGCGCGAGGGCGGCGAAGCCGAATGGAAGGCCATCGGCCAGGAGCTCAACCGGATCGGCAGGGTCGTCACCGGCGAGGGGCTGACCTTCGGCTGGCACAATCATCATTGGGAATATGGCAGAGCGGCGGATGGCCGGCGCTTCCTCGACATCATGCTGCAGGAGGCGCCCGACATTCTGTGGGAGGCGGATCTCGCCTGGATCGTGCGTGGCGGGGCCGATCCCGCGGCCGAGGTCCGGCGCTATGCCGGCCGTGTCAAAGCCGTCCATGTCAAGGACATCGCCCCAGTCGGCGAATGCCTGGACGAGGACGGCTGGGCCGATCCCGGCCATGGCGTGCTCGATTGGGGAAAGCTCCTGCCGGTGCTGCAGGAGATCGGCGTGACATTGTTTGTCGCCGAGCACGACAAGCCCAATGATGTCGCACGCTTTGCCCGGCGCGCCTTCGCCACCGTCTCATCTTGGCGCTGA
- a CDS encoding ABC transporter ATP-binding protein: MGKLCDVSIRGVEISFGAVRVLEKLDLDVAQSEFIVLLGPSGCGKSTLLNAVAGLIDVQAGQIWIGGKNVTWEEPKDRGIAMVFQSYALYPRMTVRGNMSFGLKVAGMPKPEIERRVNAAAATLQITELLDRRPAELSGGQRQRVAIGRALVRDAGVYLFDEPLSNLDAQLRAELRVEIKRLHQRLAATMIYVTHDQIEALTLADRIAVMKDRVIQQLGTPNEIYRRPANRFVASFVGSPAMNFLPGAFAVKEGAPCFLTEGIAIPLNGYAFEAPPQDGAPVELGIRPEHVETGGGVPAKIEMVEPMGSDQLAWLRVGGHPLSMRLPAEACTVAGEAMQLRLPADKLNLFDAATGRRL; this comes from the coding sequence ATGGGCAAGCTTTGCGACGTCTCCATCCGCGGGGTCGAGATCTCCTTCGGCGCGGTGCGCGTGCTGGAGAAGCTCGATCTCGATGTGGCGCAATCGGAGTTCATCGTCCTGCTCGGCCCCTCCGGCTGCGGGAAGTCGACGCTGCTGAACGCGGTCGCAGGTCTCATCGACGTGCAGGCCGGGCAGATCTGGATCGGCGGCAAGAACGTCACCTGGGAGGAGCCGAAGGACCGTGGCATCGCCATGGTGTTTCAGTCCTATGCGCTCTATCCGCGCATGACCGTGCGCGGCAACATGTCCTTCGGCCTCAAGGTCGCCGGCATGCCGAAGCCCGAGATCGAGCGGCGGGTCAACGCTGCCGCCGCGACGCTGCAGATCACCGAATTGCTCGATCGCCGCCCGGCCGAGCTTTCGGGCGGCCAGCGCCAGCGCGTCGCCATTGGCCGCGCTTTGGTGCGCGATGCCGGGGTCTATCTGTTCGACGAGCCGCTTTCCAATCTCGACGCCCAGCTTCGCGCCGAATTGCGGGTCGAGATCAAGCGCCTGCACCAGCGCCTGGCGGCGACGATGATCTACGTCACCCACGACCAGATCGAGGCGCTGACGCTGGCCGACCGCATCGCGGTGATGAAGGATCGGGTGATCCAGCAGCTTGGCACGCCTAACGAAATCTACCGCCGGCCGGCGAACCGGTTTGTCGCCTCCTTCGTCGGCTCGCCGGCGATGAACTTCCTGCCCGGCGCCTTCGCGGTGAAGGAGGGCGCGCCCTGCTTCCTGACCGAGGGCATCGCCATCCCGCTGAACGGCTACGCTTTCGAGGCCCCGCCGCAAGACGGCGCGCCTGTCGAGCTCGGCATCCGCCCCGAGCATGTCGAAACCGGCGGCGGGGTTCCAGCTAAAATCGAGATGGTCGAACCGATGGGTAGCGATCAGCTCGCCTGGTTGCGGGTCGGCGGCCATCCGCTCTCGATGCGCCTGCCGGCGGAGGCCTGCACCGTCGCGGGCGAGGCGATGCAGCTCAGGCTGCCGGCCGACAAGCTCAACCTGTTCGACGCCGCCACGGGCCGGCGTCTCTGA